A section of the Saccharomyces paradoxus strain CBS432 chromosome XII sequence genome encodes:
- the MNL2 gene encoding putative mannosidase MNL2 (mannosidase involved in ER-associated protein degradation~similar to YLR057W), translating into MSIARLVYSLFRRVRSVLLLFITISLLFYYTFQNEIDILNSYALNDSLPSINNYEHNIEDSSKLDSPDPYSVSSDRIATDKENSNVVVDLSDPATLREKNKYFPLLLRESSDQIGSNLPISSLLTYKEKYPVLFEYSSPSLAPISQNDIHKIQPTMQLPPDSDMIKQIKDIFMKSWDQEQLLLKSNLRRESTWPIELTDSLDTLYLCGETKLFQDSVNIIEDFDFRVPPSAMEIIDIPDITTRVLEGLLSAYELSMDKRLLNKAKQVADFILRSFDTPNRIPILKYFWKSDLRNRFPDRTAPSGQLTTMSLAFIRLSQLTRLSKYFDAVERVFTTIRQSYNEFDVDFMLPDVVDASGCQLLTQEEIENGAHIKGSSIMKSINENFKFVHCQQLGKFLKPPINENNLQTQSQYQAYGINEKTVPILENLFKINDLFQSSYDILDGSSINTNAATSDPNINSDAEAGGKIIEKRNFKDGTKKDSTKNILSDKSVIDSQMFFTNFISHIFKFMTFQPMFPKQSGNKRVKFLNSILTKSQFMPATNELDVTIRRSYDVSSNSCRLGGILGLSSRIPHHGGTNSKYILPSSLLEMSEIITQSCFALMKEFDGLIPQRFELDPCADGTNENCEFDGEAKSRMIVNGEYETFENDQVVGIKVSNYGRGGSGEKAKRNLIVRNGVTETQNTKDDTVENAKSVTAIDGGEITQIRRVFTLGKNIKPHVTTDDIVDSQWKNHPDWPFWVNKVESRRLLDSNLIESIFYMYRISGEQKWRSMGKQSFGILIQELMKLNSGAKGLWQVKEFYENGEKVNSYLPSYWFSRTLKYYLLLFSDGDEVCLDKFILTQGGHIIKKK; encoded by the coding sequence ATGTCCATAGCACGATTAGTATACTCTCTTTTCAGAAGAGTACGATCGGTTCTCTTACTTTTCATTACCATATCgctattattttattatacGTTCCAGAATGAAATCGACATCTTGAATTCGTATGCTTTAAACGATTCATTACCGTCTATAAACAATTATGAGCACAACATAGAGGACTCTTCGAAGCTGGATTCTCCAGACCCATATTCAGTCAGTTCTGATCGAATAGCCACtgacaaggaaaacagCAATGTCGTTGTGGATTTGTCAGATCCAGCTACgttaagagaaaaaaacaagtaCTTCCCCTTGCTCTTAAGGGAATCGTCTGACCAGATTGGTTCGAATTTGCCAATTTCGTCTCTGTTGACATATAAGGAAAAGTATCCCGTCTTGTTTGAATACTCATCACCTTCTCTAGCTCCTATAAGCCAGAATGACATTCATAAAATACAGCCGACAATGCAATTACCTCCAGATAGTGACATGATAAAACAGATAAAGGACATCTTCATGAAATCATGGGACCAAGAACAGTTGCTTCTAAAAAGTAACCTAAGAAGGGAATCCACTTGGCCCATAGAACTAACTGATTCTTTAGATACGTTGTATCTATGCGGTGAAACGAAACTTTTCCAAGATTCCGTTAATATAATAGAAGATTTTGACTTTCGAGTACCCCCGTCAGCAATGGAAATAATTGATATCCCTGACATCACTACTCGTGTCCTAGAAGGGTTACTTTCTGCTTACGAATTATCAATGGATAAAAGATTACTTAACAAAGCAAAACAAGTTGCCGATTTCATATTAAGATCGTTTGATACCCCTAATAGAATCCccattttgaaatatttttggaaatctGATCTGAGAAACAGATTTCCAGACCGTACTGCTCCATCAGGTCAATTGACCACTATGTCACTCGCTTTTATTAGGTTGTCACAGTTAACCCGCTTGAGTAAGTATTTTGACGCTGTAGAAAGAGTTTTCACCACTATACGTCAATCGTATAACGAATTTGACGTGGATTTTATGTTACCTGACGTTGTTGATGCTTCTGGTTGCCAGTTATTAACTCAAgaggaaattgaaaatggtgCACACATAAAGGGATCCAGCATCATGAAAagtattaatgaaaatttcaagttCGTGCACTGTCAGCAGTTAGGGAAATTCTTAAAGCCTCCGATAAATGAGAACAACCTTCAGACACAATCTCAATACCAGGCTTATggaattaatgaaaaaacgGTGCCAATTTTGGAGAATCTATTCAAAATTAATGATCTTTTCCAATCCTCTTACGATATCCTAGATGGTTCAAGCATAAATACTAATGCTGCCACGAGCGATCCCAATATCAACTCAGATGCAGAAGCTGGTGGCAAAATaattgagaaaagaaactttaaaGACGGTACTAAAAAGGATTCGACAAAAAACATCCTAAGCGATAAATCAGTAATAGACTCGCAAATGTTTTTTACAAATTTTATCAGTcacattttcaaatttatgACGTTTCAACCGATGTTCCCCAAGCAATCGGGAAACAAAAGGGtgaaatttctaaattCCATTTTAACAAAATCTCAATTCATGCCCGCAACTAACGAGTTAGATGTCACCATAAGAAGATCTTACGATGTGTCATCAAACTCATGCAGACTCGGCGGCATTCTAGGTTTAAGTTCACGTATTCCCCACCACGGCGGAACCAACAGCAAGTACATTTTACCATCGTCATTATTGGAAATGAGCGAAATAATAACACAAAGTTGTTTTGCGCTAATGAAGGAGTTCGACGGGCTGATCCCtcaaagatttgaattGGATCCATGCGCTGATGGGACTAATGAGAATTGTGAGTTTGACGGTGAAGCTAAATCGCGAATGATTGTCAACGGCGAATATGAGACCTTTGAAAATGACCAGGTTGTCGGGATCAAAGTTTCGAATTATGGTAGAGGTGGGAGTGGTGAGAAAGCTAAGAGAAATTTAATAGTCAGAAATGGGGTAACAGAGACTCAAAACACTAAAGATGATACGGTTGAAAACGCGAAATCCGTTACTGCAATAGACGGCGGCGAAATAACACAGATACGTAGGGTTTTTACGCTTGGTAAGAATATCAAACCGCACGTTACAACAGACGATATTGTGGATTCTCAGTGGAAAAACCATCCGGACTGGCCGTTTTGGGTAAACAAAGTGGAATCCAGAAGATTACTGGATTCGAATCTGATCGAATCTATATTCTATATGTACAGAATTAGCggagaacaaaaatggaGAAGCATGGGTAAGCAGTCATTTGGAATTTTAATACAAGAATTGATGAAGCTAAACAGTGGTGCCAAAGGATTATGGCAAGTGAAGGAATTTTACGAAAACGGCGAAAAGGTGAACAGTTATTTACCTAGCTATTGGTTCTCCAGAACATTGAAATATTACTTGCTATTATTTAGCGATGGTGATGAGGTTTGCCTAGACAAATTTATCCTAACTCAAGGAGGCCATataatcaaaaagaaatga
- the SPT8 gene encoding SAGA complex subunit SPT8 (Subunit of the SAGA transcriptional regulatory complex~similar to YLR055C), with protein MDEVDDILINNQVVDDEEDDEEMLSGLENDSKQDLERNDDGGEDEEDDDDDDDDDDDEDDEQEEEDGEDDAAKADKTATPMNDQQADQKPTAGDSVDSVTKIGSEDVKLIDVDGGVGSREASSSTHEGSTNGEVYEYYKHMLHAAQIADSYNIYPTAAIPIQTHVNALAVSRGLKYLFLGGSDGYIRKYDLLNTLEGKLSLTILQKHSLAESIQNAGILQSYWENEIPQKRSEMKLSANKTDYEPKVSPVHSLEVQSECLFILSGLQNGGITMQGVRYMEGSIAHYFKGRNGHNQIVNILRLNGQEDRFLSGSWDKRLLEWDLQTGDIVNEFKKSRSELSSLEMRPLYSSVDVSSNVNSGKENGNVDDDMDSLFGDEDEDEKQDVGKEPVDTGDSSRGEENKEQISQESLNIVYDESVFMTSGLNGSMYIWDRRMTQSPALSLERGPGVPPWCLSACWSVDGDHVYAGRRNACVEQFDLKMPSKPIHNLKLPSISGPVSCVKAMPNNKHLLCASRDNIRLYNVEVAVAVSNPTTKSSKVPFLIVPGHHGGIISNLYLDPTSRFIISTSGNRGWQGNSTDTTLIYDVDLE; from the coding sequence ATGGACGAGGTTGACGATATTTTAATTAACAACCAGGTGGTGGATGATGAGGAGGATGACGAAGAGATGCTGAGTGGGCTGGAAAACGACTCCAAGCAGGACCTCGAGAGGAATGATGACGGTGGtgaggatgaagaggatgatgatgatgatgacgatgatgatgatgatgaagacgacgaacaggaagaggaagatggTGAGGATGATGCCGCAAAAGCGGATAAAACTGCTACGCCGATGAATGACCAGCAAGCAGACCAAAAACCTACCGCTGGCGACAGCGTTGATTCTGTTACTAAGATTGGATCCGAGGATGTGAAATTGATTGACGTTGATGGAGGAGTGGGGTCACGGGAGGCTTCTTCCTCTACACACGAAGGCTCCACTAATGGAGAGGTTTATGAGTACTATAAGCACATGTTGCACGCTGCGCAGATCGCGGATTCGTACAATATCTACCCCACGGCAGCCATACCCATTCAGACGCACGTCAATGCTCTGGCCGTGTCCAGGGGTCTTAAGTACCTGTTTCTGGGAGGTAGCGACGGATATATCAGGAAGTACGACTTGCTGAATACCCTTGAGGGGAAACTGTCTCTAACGATCCTGCAGAAACATTCGTTGGCTGAGTCTATTCAGAATGCGGGTATCTTGCAGTCGTACTGGGAAAACGAGATCCCGCAGAAAAGATCAGAAATGAAACTTTCCGCCAATAAAACGGATTACGAGCCTAAAGTAAGTCCCGTTCACTCTCTAGAGGTCCAGAGCGAGTGCCTCTTTATACTTAGCGGGTTACAGAATGGTGGGATTACCATGCAGGGTGTTCGCTACATGGAGGGAAGCATTGCGCACTATTTCAAGGGCAGGAATGGACACAATCAAATTGTCAATATATTAAGGTTAAACGGTCAAGAGGACAGGTTTCTGAGTGGTTCCTGGGACAAACGTCTTTTGGAATGGGACTTGCAAACGGGTGACATAGTTaatgaatttaaaaaatcGAGATCTGAATTGTCATCCTTGGAAATGCGCCCGCTTTATTCCTCTGTGGATGTGTCCAGTAACGTTAATAGCGGTAAAGAGAATGGAAATGTAGATGATGACATGGACTCTCTGTTTGGCgacgaagacgaagatgaaaagCAAGATGTTGGCAAGGAACCCGTTGATACGGGTGATAGTTCTCGtggtgaagaaaacaaagaacaGATATCCCAAGAATCTTTGAATATAGTCTATGACGAATCTGTTTTTATGACCTCGGGATTGAATGGTTCCATGTATATTTGGGATCGACGCATGACGCAGTCGCCAGCGTTGTCTCTGGAAAGAGGTCCGGGCGTCCCACCGTGGTGTCTGTCCGCATGTTGGAGTGTAGATGGTGATCATGTGTATGCAGGGAGAAGAAATGCTTGTGTGGAACAGTTTGACTTGAAAATGCCCTCGAAACCTATCcataatttgaaattacCGTCCATTTCAGGACCTGTTTCCTGCGTTAAAGCCATGCCTAATAACAAACATTTACTGTGTGCATCGAGGGATAATATCAGATTGTACAACGTCGAAGTTGCAGTGGCTGTTTCGAATCCGACTACAAAGAGTTCTAAAGTGCCGTTCCTCATCGTTCCGGGCCATCATGGTGGTATCATATCGAATTTATACCTCGACCCAACTTCAAGATTTATAATAAGTACAAGTGGCAATAGAGGCTGGCAGGGAAATTCCACGGACACGACCCTTATTTACGATGTAGACTTAGAATAG
- the ERG3 gene encoding C-5 sterol desaturase (C-5 sterol desaturase~similar to YLR056W) has protein sequence MDLVLEVADHYVFDDLYAKVLPTTLAANIPAKWQNLLGLNGGFSNSTILQETLNSKNAVKECRKFYGQVPFLFDMTTTSFASLLPRSSILREFLSLWVIVTIFGLLLYLFTASLSYVFVFDKSIFNHPRYLKNQMAMEIKLAVSAIPWMSMLTAPWFVMELNGHSKLYMKIDYENHGVRKLIIEYFTFIFFTDCGVYLAHRWLHWPRVYRALHKPHHKWLVCTPFASHSFHPVDGFLQSISYHIYPLILPLHKVSYLILFTFVNFWTVMIHDGQYLSNNPAVNGTACHTVHHLYFNYNYGQFTTLWDRLGGSYRRPDDSLFDPKLRDSKETWDAQVKEVEHFIKEVEGDDNDRVYENDPNTKKNN, from the coding sequence ATGGATTTGGTCTTGGAAGTCGCTGACCATTATGTCTTTGACGACTTGTACGCTAAAGTTCTGCCCACTACGCTGGCAGCCAATATTCCTGCCAAATGGCAGAATTTGTTAGGTTTGAACGGTGGGTTCAGCAATTCTACGATTTTGCAGGAGACTTTGAACTCCAAGAATGCTGTCAAAGAATGTAGGAAGTTCTACGGGCAGGTTCCATTCCTGTTTGATATGACAACGACGTCTTTTGCATCGCTTTTGCCCCGTTCCAGCATCTTGAGAGAATTTCTCTCACTATGGGTTATTGTTACGATCTTTGGTTTACTGCTTTACTTATTCACGGCTAGTCTCAGCTACGTCTTTGTCTTCGACAAGTCGATCTTCAACCATCCTCGTTACTTGAAGAATCAAATGGCAATGGAAATCAAGTTGGCTGTCAGTGCTATCCCATGGATGTCAATGTTGACAGCTCCATGGTTTGTCATGGAATTGAACGGTCACTCCAAACTTTACATGAAAATCGACTATGAAAACCACGGAGTAAGGAAGCTCATTATCGAGTACTTTactttcatctttttcacGGATTGTGGTGTCTACTTAGCCCACAGATGGTTGCATTGGCCAAGAGTGTACCGTGCTCTGCACAAGCCTCATCACAAGTGGTTGGTCTGCACACCTTTCGCATCCCATTCTTTCCATCCTGTAGACGGGTTTTTGCAATCCATTTCGTACCACATTTACCCATTGATTCTACCATTACACAAGGTTTCTTATTTGATTCTGTTCACTTTTGTTAACTTCTGGACTGTCATGATCCATGATGGTCAATACCTATCAAACAATCCTGCCGTGAACGGTACTGCGTGCCACACGGTCCACCATTTGTACTTCAACTACAACTACGGTCAGTTCACCACACTATGGGATAGACTAGGTGGCTCTTACCGTAGACCCGATGACTCATTGTTTGATCCTAAATTAAGAGACTCTAAGGAGACCTGGGATGCCCAAGTTAAGGAAGTCGAACATTTCATCAAGGAGGTCGAAGgtgatgataatgacaGAGTTTACGAAAACGATCCAAAtaccaagaaaaataactga